The bacterium genome includes a region encoding these proteins:
- the dnaJ gene encoding molecular chaperone DnaJ encodes MAGKDYYNILGVSKDASDDDIKKAYRRLAHQHHPDKTGGNEKKFKEINEAYQVLSDGQKRAQYDQFGTAFQGGGAQGGFDFSDFMNGAGGGGVDLGSIFGDMFGGGFSSRTRRDRRQGERGHDIAIDVEITLSDAFTGAERTFELKRMSRCAHCTGTGAEPGTPIKTCATCSGSGYVRETRQIFFGSFATESVCPHCKGEGKVPEKACKDCHGQGRIPLIKPVTLHVPAGIRDGEVIKLESEGESGLYGRHSGDLYATIHVRAHEHFRRQEDDIHYTLRIPLVEAVLGEDTKIVPTIDGKTKIRIPSGIDSGTVLKLREKGMPRLRARGRGDMLIKVEVETPKRLSRRAKELLEELRKELK; translated from the coding sequence ATGGCCGGAAAAGATTATTACAACATTCTCGGAGTTTCCAAAGACGCGTCCGATGACGATATAAAAAAGGCGTATCGGCGTCTCGCGCACCAGCATCATCCCGATAAAACCGGAGGAAATGAGAAAAAATTTAAAGAGATCAATGAGGCGTATCAGGTGCTTTCGGACGGCCAGAAACGCGCTCAATACGACCAATTCGGCACAGCCTTCCAGGGAGGAGGAGCTCAAGGCGGGTTTGATTTTTCAGACTTTATGAATGGCGCAGGAGGAGGTGGCGTGGACCTGGGCAGTATTTTTGGCGATATGTTCGGCGGGGGTTTTTCATCACGCACGCGCCGAGACCGCCGGCAAGGAGAGCGCGGGCATGATATCGCCATTGACGTGGAAATTACCCTTTCGGATGCGTTTACCGGAGCGGAGCGAACATTCGAATTGAAACGCATGTCTCGCTGTGCGCACTGTACCGGCACGGGAGCCGAACCCGGAACGCCTATCAAGACATGCGCGACTTGTAGCGGATCGGGATATGTACGGGAAACACGGCAGATATTTTTTGGAAGTTTTGCGACCGAATCGGTCTGTCCCCATTGTAAAGGAGAGGGGAAAGTCCCCGAAAAGGCATGCAAAGATTGCCACGGGCAGGGAAGGATACCGCTTATAAAGCCGGTAACGTTGCATGTTCCTGCCGGTATACGCGATGGCGAGGTCATCAAATTGGAAAGCGAGGGGGAGTCGGGGCTTTACGGCAGGCACAGCGGGGATCTCTACGCAACGATTCATGTAAGGGCACATGAACATTTCAGGCGTCAGGAAGATGATATCCACTACACACTGCGTATTCCGCTTGTGGAAGCGGTGCTGGGAGAAGACACAAAGATAGTTCCGACCATTGATGGAAAAACGAAAATACGGATACCGTCAGGCATAGATTCCGGAACCGTGCTGAAACTACGCGAGAAGGGGATGCCAAGGCTCCGCGCACGCGGGAGAGGCGACATGCTCATTAAGGTTGAAGTTGAAACGCCCAAACGCCTTTCACGGCGCGCAAAGGAACTCCTGGAGGAGTTGCGAAAAGAATTGAAATAA